One genomic segment of Ascochyta rabiei chromosome 20, complete sequence includes these proteins:
- a CDS encoding TFIIH/NER complex subunit — MSKVASRNGGQVRQGEAGGASPLSKSLYSLTLKPEPRPPTDAASDVCPVCKSSRYLNPNMKFLVNPECYHKMCESCVDRIFSHGPAPCPIAGCARTLRKGKFREATFEDLKVEREVDIRRRVASIMNKEESDFETLKDYNDYLEQVEEITWNLILKIDVDETNHRLQRWADAQAAETGATRRTYEPDPSLPSASGVVLKKGGTQRRALDAPAGNNTDSNNTNNIKDKGFSFHGLKKKVVPPPEAPFDAFDGWSIAPQYYTLQSDYSADWLTQHKNDVKQLVGGYQWGDFYNRALQDAFGGLAVFVDDEIRAREIPTMDAAIGTQQAATAAAGGADVNMDDVF, encoded by the exons ATGTCGAAAGTCGCGTCCCGCAATGGCGGCCAGGTGCGCCAGGGCGAAGCTGGCGGTGCGTCTCCTCTGTCCAAGTCTCTCTACAGCTTGACCTTGAAGCCCGAGCCTCGTCCCCCTACTGATGCTGCCTCAGACGTCTGCCCAGTATGCAAATCGTCGCGCTACCTCAATCCGAACATGAAGTTCCTCGTCAACCCCGAGTGCTACCACAAGATGTGTGAGTCGTGCGTGGACCGCATCTTCAGCCACGGCCCTGCGCCTTGCCCGATCGCCGGCTGCGCCAGGACGCTCAGGAAGGGCAAGTTCCGGGAGGCGACGTTTGAGGACCTGAAGGTGGAGAGGGAGGTGGACATTCGGCGGCGGGTGGCCTCCAT CATGAACAAGGAGGAGAGCGACTTCGAGACGCTCAAGGACTACAACGACTACCTCGAGCAGGTCGAGGAGATCACCTGGAACCTCATCCTCAAGATCGACGTCGACGAGACGAACCACCGACTGCAGAGATGGGCTGATGCACAAGCCGCCGAGACAGGCGCCACGCGACGCACCTACGAGCCGGACCCGTCGCTGCCGAGTGCTTCGGGCGTGGTGCTGAAGAAGGGCGGCACGCAGAGGAGGGCGCTCGACGCTCCCGCAGGGAACAACACCGacagcaacaacaccaacaacatcAAGGACAAGGGCTTTAGCTTCCACGGGCTGAAGAAGAAGGTTGTGCCGCCGCCAGAAGCGCCGTTCGATGCCTTTGACGGCTGGAGCATAGCACCGCAGTACTACACGCTGCAGAGCGACTACAGCGCCGACTGGCTCACGCAACACAAGAACGACGTCAAGCAGCTGGTGGGAGGCTACCAGTGGGGCGACTTCTACAATCGCGCGCTGCAAGATGCGTTTGGTGGTCTGGCTGTTTTTGTAGACGACGAGATCAGAGCGCGAGAGATTCCGACCATGGACGCAGCCATTGGCACGCAACAGGCGGCCACGGCTGCAGCGGGAGGGGCGGACGTGAACATGGACGACGTTTTCTGA